From the genome of Cellvibrio japonicus Ueda107, one region includes:
- a CDS encoding site-specific DNA-methyltransferase, protein MAKKPTTSKTIAALTHTDAKRKNIPTAEYQSVVAKSDQAPTKVSYPRQYTELLYQAAAFHDLGKASPEFQTKLNRDLDPQLLWRGKDVQDWSDLVVNAPPIYLQEKVHPKVLIDDLKRRSEQSAQPQAGDMGDLFADFNGIPQDADKTEFYQHDGHWQNRMILGDSLQVMASLAEREQLRGKVQCIYFDPPYGIKFNSNFQWSTTSRDVKDGNASHITREPEQVKAFRDTWRDGIHSYLTYLRDRLTVARDLLTESGSIFVQIGDENVHRVRAVMDEVFGEENFIVSIVAQKTTGAGSPGELKALPGVADHLIWYARKAEVLKYRQLLREKIAGAAGGSLYTQVEEATGLRRPISKDERAGVPVPFGARIFGIDNLMSSSGVDKTRYPVFIGGREFRPTSGVWKTGESGMAKLLAASRVHAGSGKNLGYVRYLDDFPAYPYNNVWTDAVGQNQFGGDKIYVVQTANKLIERCVLMTTDPGDLVLDPTCGSGTTAYVAEQWGRRWITIDTSRVALALARARIMGARYPFYLLADSKEGQQKEAEITRTAPSSKPTYGNIRHGFVYERVPHITLKSIANNAEIDVIWEKFEQSLQPLREQLTQHLPDAWLAAYRKAQKYTAEVPAEIQEWEIPRDFPNDWPQAAKTLHEQFWQLRIQRQQDIDSSIAAKADYEYLYDKPYEDKKKVRVAGPFTVESLSPHRMLQVDENDELIDPYKKLSEPGAGYGPGYDFAQMILENLKTAGVQQAHKADKIDFTSLQPWPGEYICAEGRYQEQDGKERRAAIFVGPEFGTVSRVDLVTAAREAADADFDVLIACAFNYEAHTTEFEKLGRIPVLKARMNADLHMAEDLKNTGKGNLFVIFGEPDIDILKTDGEQYQVKVKGVDVFHPNTGEVRSDGPDGIACWFIDTDYNEESFFVRHAYFLGASDPYKSLKTTLKAEINEDAWATLNSDTSRPFEKPKSGRIAVKIINHLGDEVMKVFRVG, encoded by the coding sequence ATGGCCAAAAAACCAACCACCAGCAAAACCATAGCAGCGCTCACCCACACGGACGCCAAACGCAAAAACATTCCCACGGCGGAATACCAATCCGTGGTGGCCAAATCCGACCAGGCGCCCACAAAAGTCAGCTACCCAAGGCAATACACCGAACTGCTCTACCAAGCAGCAGCATTTCATGATTTAGGAAAAGCATCGCCGGAATTTCAGACAAAACTCAACCGCGACCTGGACCCGCAACTCCTCTGGCGCGGCAAGGACGTACAGGACTGGTCAGACCTGGTGGTCAATGCCCCGCCCATCTACCTTCAGGAAAAGGTACACCCCAAAGTCCTGATCGACGACCTCAAGCGCCGCAGCGAACAGAGTGCTCAACCGCAAGCGGGAGACATGGGCGACCTGTTTGCCGACTTCAACGGCATACCGCAAGACGCCGACAAAACCGAGTTCTACCAGCACGACGGCCACTGGCAAAACCGCATGATCCTGGGCGACAGCCTGCAAGTCATGGCTTCCCTGGCCGAGCGCGAGCAACTGCGCGGCAAGGTGCAGTGCATTTACTTCGACCCACCCTACGGCATCAAATTTAATTCCAACTTCCAGTGGAGTACCACCAGCCGCGACGTAAAGGACGGCAACGCCAGCCATATCACCCGCGAGCCGGAACAGGTCAAAGCCTTTCGCGATACCTGGCGCGATGGCATTCACTCCTACCTGACCTATCTGCGCGACCGGCTGACCGTGGCGCGGGATTTATTGACGGAATCCGGTTCTATTTTTGTGCAGATTGGTGATGAGAATGTGCATCGGGTTCGGGCGGTGATGGATGAGGTGTTTGGGGAGGAAAACTTTATTGTTTCGATTGTGGCCCAAAAGACAACAGGTGCAGGTAGTCCTGGTGAACTTAAAGCTTTGCCGGGGGTGGCCGATCATTTGATTTGGTATGCGCGCAAAGCTGAAGTATTGAAATATCGACAGCTATTGAGAGAAAAAATTGCAGGTGCTGCTGGAGGAAGTCTATATACACAAGTTGAAGAGGCTACTGGTCTACGGCGACCAATCAGTAAAGATGAGAGGGCGGGTGTACCAGTTCCATTTGGAGCTAGAATCTTCGGTATTGATAACTTGATGTCTTCATCGGGTGTGGATAAAACACGTTATCCAGTATTTATTGGAGGCAGAGAGTTTCGACCAACTTCTGGTGTTTGGAAGACTGGTGAATCAGGAATGGCAAAGCTCCTTGCCGCCAGTCGTGTACATGCTGGTTCGGGTAAAAATCTTGGATATGTGCGTTACTTGGATGATTTTCCAGCGTATCCCTATAACAACGTATGGACGGATGCCGTCGGCCAAAACCAGTTTGGCGGAGACAAAATCTATGTTGTACAGACAGCCAACAAGTTAATCGAGCGCTGTGTCCTGATGACCACCGACCCCGGCGATCTGGTTCTTGACCCCACCTGCGGTTCCGGTACCACCGCCTATGTTGCTGAGCAATGGGGCCGCCGCTGGATTACCATTGATACCTCTCGTGTTGCCTTGGCACTGGCCCGCGCCCGCATTATGGGCGCACGCTATCCCTTTTATCTGCTGGCTGATTCCAAAGAGGGCCAGCAAAAGGAAGCGGAGATCACCCGTACCGCGCCTTCCAGCAAACCCACCTACGGCAATATCCGCCACGGCTTTGTCTACGAGCGCGTACCGCACATCACCCTGAAATCCATCGCCAACAATGCCGAAATTGATGTGATCTGGGAAAAGTTCGAGCAAAGTCTGCAACCTCTGCGCGAACAGCTTACCCAGCACCTGCCCGATGCTTGGCTGGCCGCCTACCGCAAAGCACAAAAATACACCGCCGAGGTGCCTGCCGAGATTCAGGAGTGGGAAATTCCCCGCGACTTCCCCAATGACTGGCCGCAAGCCGCCAAAACCCTGCACGAGCAGTTCTGGCAACTGCGCATCCAGCGGCAGCAGGACATCGACTCCTCCATCGCCGCCAAGGCCGATTACGAATACCTCTACGACAAACCCTACGAAGACAAAAAGAAAGTCCGCGTGGCCGGCCCCTTTACCGTGGAAAGCCTCTCGCCCCACCGCATGTTGCAGGTGGACGAAAACGACGAACTCATCGACCCCTACAAAAAACTTTCCGAACCCGGCGCAGGCTATGGCCCCGGCTACGACTTCGCCCAGATGATTCTGGAAAACCTCAAAACCGCCGGTGTACAACAGGCCCACAAAGCCGACAAAATCGACTTCACCAGCCTGCAACCCTGGCCCGGCGAATACATCTGTGCCGAAGGCCGCTACCAGGAACAAGACGGCAAAGAACGCCGCGCCGCCATCTTCGTCGGCCCGGAATTCGGCACAGTCTCCCGCGTCGATCTCGTCACCGCCGCCCGCGAAGCCGCCGATGCCGACTTCGACGTACTCATCGCCTGCGCCTTCAACTACGAAGCCCACACCACCGAATTTGAAAAACTCGGTCGCATCCCGGTACTCAAAGCCCGCATGAACGCCGACCTGCACATGGCCGAAGACCTGAAAAACACCGGCAAAGGCAACCTCTTCGTCATCTTCGGCGAACCGGATATCGACATACTCAAAACCGACGGTGAACAATACCAAGTCAAGGTCAAGGGCGTAGACGTATTCCACCCCAACACCGGCGAAGTCCGCTCCGACGGCCCCGACGGCATTGCCTGCTGGTTCATCGACACCGACTACAACGAAGAATCCTTCTTCGTCCGCCACGCCTACTTCCTCGGCGCCAGCGACCCCTACAAATCCCTGAAAACCACCCTAAAAGCCGAAATCAACGAAGACGCCTGGGCCACACTCAATAGCGACACCTCCCGCCCCTTTGAAAAACCCAAATCGGGCAGAATTGCAGTGAAAATTATCAATCACTTGGGGGATGAGGTGATGAAGGTGTTTAGGGTGGGTTGA
- a CDS encoding NYN domain-containing protein, with amino-acid sequence MTARSIAILIDGGYFLKRLPKLVKPELCDTPEKISAQVGHLCRNHVKHLTGCGNRDWRQHVYRIFYYDAIPYDGKAHHPIQNRPIDFAKSDVAIQRHALFDCLRKQRKMALRLGKVNKEHDWSIQSSLTKKLLRSRQALNAIPAQPPQQDQQGNYTLTLTQEQFRDIAQSRDLWQTLDASSVSLGLKQKGVDMRIGVDIASLALKKQVDTLVLVAGDSDFVPAAKLARREGIDFILDPLWQQINSDLFEHIDGLHSGLQRPGQAVRRDNSTEPLPIDHQEN; translated from the coding sequence ATGACAGCCAGAAGCATTGCCATCCTGATTGACGGTGGCTACTTCCTCAAACGCCTTCCCAAATTAGTCAAGCCAGAGTTGTGCGATACCCCGGAAAAAATATCTGCACAGGTTGGTCATTTGTGTCGCAACCACGTCAAACACCTGACAGGCTGTGGTAACAGGGATTGGAGGCAACACGTTTATCGCATCTTCTACTACGATGCGATCCCCTACGATGGCAAAGCCCACCACCCGATACAAAATCGCCCCATAGACTTCGCCAAATCCGATGTGGCCATACAACGCCATGCGTTATTCGATTGCTTGCGCAAGCAGCGCAAAATGGCCTTACGCTTAGGCAAGGTCAATAAGGAACACGATTGGAGCATTCAATCGTCGCTTACCAAGAAATTATTACGCAGTCGCCAAGCGTTAAATGCCATTCCCGCACAGCCGCCCCAGCAAGACCAGCAGGGTAACTACACGCTAACTTTGACTCAGGAGCAGTTCAGAGACATAGCTCAGTCTCGTGATTTATGGCAGACGCTGGATGCCAGCTCCGTGTCCCTTGGGCTGAAACAAAAAGGCGTAGATATGCGCATTGGTGTGGATATCGCTTCGTTAGCACTCAAAAAGCAGGTAGATACTTTGGTGCTGGTAGCAGGCGACAGCGATTTTGTACCTGCTGCCAAATTGGCACGGCGCGAAGGTATCGACTTTATCCTCGACCCGCTGTGGCAACAAATCAATAGCGATCTGTTCGAGCACATTGATGGTTTACATTCCGGGTTACAAAGACCGGGGCAGGCGGTAAGGCGTGATAATTCTACCGAGCCACTACCAATCGACCATCAGGAAAATTAA
- a CDS encoding BPTD_3080 family restriction endonuclease: protein MNNPYSTRPTSTLLVTGNWTIRGSRLSRSSIAVAGQISLPPIPKPRKRKGGKAEQSDLLFNEGKGLTTAEQQYDHTATINAVRMEVDAWRQLPNPSQWRVTPETARLLQHWRHHNFQGIRPFFCQVEAVETTIWLTEVAPQIGKNGQRFLDHLADANANANPELIRLALKLATGAGKTTVMAMLIAWQTVNAVRRPNSKKFTRGFLIVAPGLTIKDRLRVLQPNDPDSYYASRELVPADMLEDLQKAKIVITNYHAFKLRERMEISKGGRLLLQGRTGEALNTLETEGQMLQRVMPELMGMKNILAINDEAHHCYREKPEEETEEGDLKGDDKTEAQKNNEAARLWISGLEAVNRKLGLTQVIDLSATPFFLRGSGYAEGTLFPWTMSDFSLMDAIECGIVKLPRVPVADNIPGQDMPVFRNLWEHIGKDMPKKGRGKAADLDPLKLPTPLQTALQALYGHYEKTFNLWQQAGIRVPPCFIVVCNNTATSKLVYDYISGFQRQNDDDTSSLVEGRLPLFRNHDDYGNPLPRPNTLLIDSEQLESGEALDTNFREFAADEIERFRREIIERSGDPRAADNLTDQDLLREVMNTVGKRDTLGGDIRCVVSVSMLTEGWDANTVTHVLGVRAFGTQLLCEQVIGRALRRQSYELNEQGRFNTEYADVLGIPFDFTAKPVIAKPQPPRETIQVKAVRPERDHLAITFPRVAGYRVELADERLSAEFTEDSTLVLTPLLVGPSITRNAGIIGEGVDLNLIHTRDLRQSTLLFHLAQHLMLRHWRDPGEEPKLHLFGQLKRIAKQWLDKHLDCKGETYPAQLMYLELADRACEKITHAINRAGIQQGSAVVKAVLDPYNPTGSTAYVNFSTSKTDRWETLGPPPKNHLNWVILDSDWEAEFCRVAESHPWVHSYVKNHNLGLEVPYQMGGTNHQYRPDYIVRIDDGRGPDDLLNLIVEIKGYRGEDAKAKKETMETRWIPGVNRLGTQGRWAFAEFTDIWTMQDDFAEKVQEAFDNMLNTYQKNGQNKE, encoded by the coding sequence TTGAACAACCCATACTCAACTCGCCCTACGAGTACCCTGCTCGTCACTGGGAACTGGACGATCAGGGGCAGCCGACTCAGCAGGTCATCGATCGCCGTCGCCGGGCAGATTTCATTACCCCCCATTCCCAAACCGCGTAAACGTAAAGGTGGTAAGGCTGAACAGTCAGACCTGCTATTTAACGAAGGCAAAGGACTTACCACTGCCGAGCAACAATACGATCACACTGCCACTATCAATGCCGTGCGCATGGAAGTCGATGCCTGGCGCCAATTGCCCAACCCATCCCAATGGCGAGTCACGCCCGAAACCGCCCGCCTGCTGCAACACTGGCGCCACCATAACTTCCAGGGGATTCGCCCCTTCTTTTGCCAGGTGGAAGCGGTGGAAACCACCATCTGGCTCACCGAGGTAGCCCCGCAAATCGGCAAAAACGGCCAGCGATTCCTCGACCACCTGGCCGATGCCAACGCCAATGCCAACCCGGAACTCATACGCCTTGCCCTCAAACTGGCCACGGGCGCCGGTAAAACCACGGTCATGGCCATGCTGATTGCCTGGCAGACGGTCAATGCTGTGCGCCGCCCCAACAGCAAAAAATTTACCCGTGGTTTTTTGATTGTCGCACCAGGGCTGACCATCAAGGACCGCCTGCGCGTACTGCAACCCAACGACCCGGACAGTTACTACGCCAGCCGCGAGTTAGTGCCGGCGGATATGCTGGAAGACCTGCAAAAAGCCAAAATCGTCATCACCAACTATCACGCCTTCAAACTGCGTGAACGCATGGAAATATCCAAAGGCGGCCGCCTGCTGTTGCAAGGTCGCACTGGTGAAGCACTCAATACCCTGGAAACCGAAGGTCAGATGCTGCAACGGGTCATGCCTGAACTTATGGGTATGAAAAATATCCTCGCCATCAACGACGAAGCCCATCATTGTTACCGCGAAAAACCGGAAGAGGAAACCGAGGAAGGCGACCTGAAAGGTGATGACAAAACCGAGGCGCAAAAAAATAACGAAGCCGCGCGCCTGTGGATTTCTGGCCTCGAAGCCGTCAACCGAAAACTGGGCTTGACACAGGTTATCGACCTTTCCGCAACCCCGTTTTTTCTGCGCGGTTCCGGCTACGCCGAAGGCACACTCTTTCCCTGGACCATGAGCGATTTCTCGTTGATGGACGCTATTGAATGCGGCATTGTCAAACTGCCCCGTGTACCTGTAGCGGACAACATTCCCGGCCAGGACATGCCGGTATTCCGCAACCTCTGGGAACATATCGGCAAAGACATGCCCAAAAAAGGCCGGGGCAAGGCCGCCGACCTGGACCCGCTCAAACTGCCGACACCACTGCAAACAGCGCTACAAGCCCTCTACGGCCATTACGAAAAGACTTTCAACCTATGGCAGCAGGCTGGTATCCGCGTACCACCCTGTTTTATCGTGGTCTGCAACAACACCGCCACCTCCAAGCTGGTGTACGACTATATTTCCGGTTTCCAGCGGCAAAACGATGACGATACCAGCTCCCTGGTGGAAGGCCGCCTGCCTCTGTTCCGCAACCACGACGACTACGGCAATCCACTGCCACGCCCCAACACCCTGCTGATCGACAGTGAACAACTGGAGTCCGGCGAGGCACTGGATACCAACTTCCGCGAATTCGCCGCCGACGAAATCGAGCGTTTCCGCCGGGAAATCATCGAGCGCAGTGGTGATCCTCGTGCAGCAGATAACCTCACCGACCAGGATTTACTGCGCGAAGTCATGAACACCGTGGGCAAACGCGACACCCTGGGCGGCGACATCCGCTGCGTGGTCTCCGTCTCCATGCTCACCGAGGGTTGGGATGCCAACACCGTCACCCATGTACTCGGTGTGCGTGCATTCGGCACCCAGCTTTTATGCGAGCAGGTCATTGGCCGGGCACTGCGCCGCCAGTCCTACGAACTCAACGAACAGGGGCGGTTCAACACAGAATACGCCGACGTACTCGGCATCCCCTTCGATTTCACAGCCAAGCCGGTCATCGCCAAACCCCAACCGCCACGCGAGACGATACAAGTCAAAGCCGTGCGCCCCGAACGCGATCATCTGGCGATCACCTTTCCCCGCGTCGCGGGCTACAGGGTGGAACTGGCCGATGAACGCCTGAGCGCGGAGTTCACCGAGGATTCCACCCTGGTACTCACCCCGCTACTGGTCGGCCCCTCCATAACCCGCAACGCCGGCATTATCGGCGAAGGTGTCGATCTCAACCTGATTCACACCCGCGACCTGCGCCAATCCACCCTGCTGTTCCACCTGGCCCAACACCTGATGCTGCGCCACTGGCGCGACCCCGGTGAAGAACCCAAGCTGCACCTGTTCGGCCAACTCAAACGCATCGCCAAACAATGGCTGGACAAGCATCTCGATTGCAAAGGTGAAACCTATCCGGCCCAGTTGATGTACCTGGAACTGGCCGACCGCGCCTGCGAAAAAATCACCCACGCCATCAACCGCGCGGGCATTCAGCAGGGCAGTGCGGTCGTCAAGGCAGTGCTCGACCCCTACAACCCCACCGGCAGCACAGCCTACGTCAACTTCAGCACCTCCAAAACCGACCGCTGGGAAACCCTTGGGCCGCCTCCTAAAAACCATCTCAACTGGGTCATTCTGGACAGTGACTGGGAAGCCGAATTCTGTCGCGTGGCCGAAAGCCACCCATGGGTACACAGCTACGTCAAAAATCACAACCTGGGGCTGGAAGTGCCCTACCAGATGGGCGGCACCAACCACCAATACCGCCCCGACTATATCGTACGCATCGACGATGGCAGAGGCCCCGATGACCTGCTCAACCTGATCGTGGAAATCAAGGGTTACCGGGGCGAAGACGCCAAGGCCAAAAAAGAAACTATGGAAACCCGCTGGATACCCGGCGTGAACCGCCTGGGCACCCAGGGCCGCTGGGCCTTTGCTGAATTTACCGACATCTGGACAATGCAGGACGATTTTGCTGAAAAGGTGCAGGAGGCTTTTGATAATATGCTGAACACCTACCAGAAAAATGGCCAAAACAAGGAGTGA